In Corvus moneduloides isolate bCorMon1 chromosome 3, bCorMon1.pri, whole genome shotgun sequence, one DNA window encodes the following:
- the AKAP12 gene encoding A-kinase anchor protein 12 isoform X3: MLGTVTMAVGQTEHSSVTLKEDSETMETIPSDSSTKDGVDAEKEDAHSIKQLPALEEAADDQVSEPQSYDLGFKKVFRFVGFRFTVKKEKTGKSEPVQLLTVKKETQAPEGADDQKEVVSEETAVPEDVLSAEDNTKDTLKNEKTEDESPKIPEANEICSQPAALATETASPLRKLFTQGWTGFRKKKSFRKPKEDEQQSPVKEEEQEKEGTTLTTETSEKEEKPESEKQDEVRTVTAVTTEAQEKEQTEGEMQESEKTVAAIGVEGSEKEEVVKHDEQGQKEDLAAVAVKESAEGKKDEDDQERKLVEVSEDLGKEEEKTEEGEKENEVTEKPLKTKSVVPLVTDSVNGELKTSSEVLPVGEKLESMEKCEIDDRTEIASEETLETGSLAMEVSSEQLKKSEGKEGNKPALLGKEALDEKTEEAELKMSPTAEDVAQGEALDRTTEKKASKEHETKSTLSAPELKSFSTSEHSVDTEDHQQSVKPTDEGLQGIPGTDTIDADKPDETTMEITSEEAAEKRPPEGITNEAELLSSQEKTKLQGSPLKKLFTGTGLKKLSGKKQKGKREESKSGEQGEPIQHLSDSPDSPEEQKGESSASSPEEMNEIPSLEKPADGMQVTENEDATIPDAERKRETVTPWASFKKMVTPKKRVRRPSESDKEEEIDKTKSVAVSATENVVDENQEEIKENGIDQKPEKITEEPKRKVDTSVSWEAFICVGSSKKRARKSSSSDEESQKVEESGQSKETATDAVLTSSQESDQGQGNSSPEQAGSPSESEGISTWESFKRLVTPRRRSKTRMEEKTEDSVVGSSLEHSTSDGEPGKDESWVPFRKLMPGRRKKKSDGKPEPAHLKQAREDMTETAEEDSDIPAVVPLSEYEAAEQEKMEAQRVKDAEAMREGTSEEERAEKLEETLRMEQGSGGLVHAVAVSVVEEERAVSSIEERSPSWISAALTECIEQAREEEEKETRKTAELGVTVEDAVVAAKTVPETRKDVSDDTTASELELTSEAVTALETAEASCAEETMEVSLAEETTEMVSAVSQLLETPDTTEEATPVQEVEATEQNLKDLDKQTQKVLHEVAERVKSDVAQLVSERAVTETIITTVQGPESEVKGDAKDGNIVGQETVLLEQSLEKEHKEDGPQPQQSAGTIQGQNRVEESVLPEGSEKSEIPSPMEESTEGRENVEVLRDESQCQAYEKAVVEDHKEINEVQRTIEEPLSHDKEFHSIKAITPKEELFAKQEPSEQEKLPITELTLDETRDKCAPEVKPAVQDKTEDEISSLGLTAEEAVQLEGEGRMLTVGPECAEAVVTVVPAKNEKQDGVPDSEEPVCTEGVPSRTPALREEDAVLNGVKSTEVTVPEVPLQSKGKTSALPSKTVGSEAAVDSVPILEPQCTETHSKSDEIKGGKVEGAVLKSEMWLESTSTFAEAPVQIEADGTSDLASACPEIVENGSAVIADTYPKKCETLSNLAGKETVGKQQELVETLNCQGFQKEDKKNEQLMEGAKEVFEDGKREAVRHDECSTAVQQEEGSDSASPQAESSGALKTPVAPAAAAGGEHVMAETAIQADMTAKTVQPLATTPEQMASEEVPVSTLDCSGYETAELGSVEAPKPRVTCASMNGVSEEGEMPQSTGQAEHNGIPSSHSLSPSHPEFQKHVQSVIIESQSTKVVLNAIQSAVHKLAETEELAALESEQSINSIGKSPSDTIVPELLGSMQVDQQLPVKEEEIRSKEQELKQPEIVKTATLTESAEIHAAVEKTKDMPLTSEMLQDGQSQNSSTVVTSPEDVSRGSVRLQKPALEQSISEDSTKDTLEIHAPKLREKEVGYITEISDQHTGPQTCRESEEQPYHPPVEDGKTQMWEDDSCQEGTSCDRQSQNSVALTP; encoded by the exons ATGCTGGGGACAGTGACGATGGCGG TTGGACAAACAGAACATTCCAGTGTAACTTTGAAGGAAGACTCTGAAACTATGGAGACAATTCCATCTGACTCAAGCACCAAGGATGGTGTAGATGCTGAGAAAGAGGATGCTCATTCAATTAAGCAGTTGCCGGCTTTGGAAGAAGCTGCAGATGACCAGGTGTCAGAGCCACAGTCTTATGATTTAggttttaaaaaggtttttagATTTGTTGGGTTCAGGTTCActgtgaagaaggaaaagacaggaaaatcgGAACCAGTTCAGCTGCTTACtgtaaaaaaggaaacacaggcCCCTGAAGGAGCTGATGATCAAAAAGAAGTCGTCTCAGAAGAAACAGCAGTGCCTGAGGATGTACTCTCTGCAGAAGACAATACCAAAGatacactgaaaaatgaaaaaacagaagatgAATCTCCTAAAATACCAGAAGCAAATGAGATTTGTTCTCAGCCAGCTGCCTTAGCCACTGAAACTGCATCGCCATTAAGAAAACTTTTTACTCAAGGATGGACTGGatttagaaaaaagaagagttttagGAAGCCTAAAGAAGATGAACAACAGTCTCCTGTGAAAGAAGAGGAGCAAGAAAAAGAGGGGACAACATTAACAACTGAAACCAgtgaaaaggaggagaaaccTGAGTCTGAGAAGCAAGATGAAGTGAGGACTGTGACAGCAGTAACTACTGAAGCACAGGAGAAGGAGCAAACTGAAGGTGAAATGCAGGAGTCAGAAAAGACTGTGGCAGCCATAGGAGTAGAAGGAAGTGAAAAGGAAGAGGTGGTCAAGCATGATGAGCAGGGACAAAAAGAGGACCTAGCAGCAGTAGCTGTAAAAGAaagtgcagagggaaaaaaagatgaagatgatcaagaaagaaaactggTGGAAGTCTCAGAAGATCTTggtaaagaggaagaaaaaactgaagaaggagagaaagaaaatgaggtgACAGAGAAACCACTAAAAACAAAGTCAGTGGTACCTCTTGTCACTGACAGTGTGAATGGAGAATTGAAAACATCCTCAGAAGTCCTGCCTGTGGGAGAAAAACTGGAGTCCATGGAAAAGTGTGAAATAGATGACAGAACTGAAATAGCCTCTGAAGAGACACTTGAAACAGGATCTCTGGCAATGGAAGTTTCTAGTGAACAGCTTAAAAAATCggaaggaaaagaaggcaaTAAACCCGCTCTACTTGGGAAAGAGGCATTGGatgaaaaaacagaggaagCAGAATTGAAAATGTCACCCACAGCAGAAGATGTTGCACAGGGAGAAGCTCTGGATAGAAccacagagaagaaagcaagcaaagaaCATGAAACAAAGTCAACTCTGAGTGCTCCTGAATTGAAGTCCTTTTCTACTTCTGAACATTCAGTTGACACAGAGGATCATCAACAGTCAGTTAAACCCACTGATGAAGGACTACAGGGAATACCTGGCACTGATACAATTGATGCTGACAAACCAGATGAAACAACCATGGAAATAACTTCTGAAGAGGCAGCTGAAAAGAGGCCTCCAGAAGGTATCACAAATGAAGCTGAACTCCTGTCTTCTCAAGAAAAGACTAAACTACAAGGCAGCCCTTTAAAGAAACTCTTTACAGGTACTGGGTTGAAGAAACTGTctggaaagaagcagaaaggtAAAAGAGAAGAATCTAAGTCAGGGGAACAGGGTGAACCAATTCAGCACTTATCAGATTCCCCAGACAGCCCAGAGGAACAAAAGGGGGAGAGTTCTGCTTCTTCTCCTGAGGAGATGAATGAAATTCCCTCTTTAGAAAAACCTGCAGATGGAATGCAGGtcactgaaaatgaagatgCCACAATTCCAGATGCGGAGCGAAAAAGAGAAACTGTTACACCTTGGGCATCATTTAAAAAGATGGTGACTCCCAAGAAACGTGTCAGGCGGCCTTCTGAAAGCgataaagaagaagaaattgatAAGACAAAGagtgttgcagtatctgcaaCTGAAAATGTTGTTGatgaaaatcaggaagaaataaaagaaaatgggatTGACCAGAAGCCAGAGAAAATTACAGAAGAGCCTAAAAGAAAGGTTGACACCTCTGTGTCCTGGGAAGCTTTTATATGTGTAGGTTCTTCAAAGAAGAGAGCCAGGAAGTCATCATCATCTGATGAGGAAAGCCAAAAAGTAGAAGAGTCTGGACAGAGCAAAGAGACAGCAACAGATGCAGTTCTTACCAGCTCTCAAGAGAGTGATCAAGGACAGGGGAATTCTTCCCCAGAACAAGCTGGAAGCCCATCCGAAAGTGAAGGTATTTCAACATGGGAATCATTTAAAAGGTTAGTTACTCCAAGACGGAGATCTAAAACCAGAATGGAAGAGAAGACCGAAGACTCTGTTGTGGGATCTAGCCTGGAGCATTCAACATCGGATGGTGAGCCTGGAAAAGATGAATCATGGGTTCCATTTAGAAAACTGATGCCTGGACGCAGGAAGAAAAAGTCAGATGGAAAGCCAGAACCAGCTCATCTTAAACAAGCAAGAGAAGACATGACAGAAACAGCTGAAGAAGATTCTGATATTCCAGCTGTTGTTCCTTTATCTGAATATGAAGCAGCAGAACAGGAGAAAATGGAAGCCCAACGTGTGAAGGATGCTGAAGCGATGAGAGAAGGCACCTCAGAggaagagagagcagaaaagTTAGAGGAGACCCTAAGAATGGAGCAAGGATCTGGAGGGCTGGTGCATGCAGTTGCTGTTTCTGTTGTGGAAGAGGAAAGGGCAGTGAGCAGCATTGAGGAAAGGTCACCATCGTGGATATCTGCTGCTCTGACAGAGTGCATTGAGCAAgcaagagaagaggaagagaaagaaactcGAAAAACGGCTGAACTGGGTGTTACTGTGGAGGATGCAGTGGTAGCTGCTAAGACAGTGCCAGAGACTAGAAAGGATGTAAGTGATGACACCACAGCAAGTGAGCTGGAGCTAACCTCAGAAGCAGTGActgctctggagacagcagAAGCTTCCTGTGCTGAAGAAACAATGGAAGTGTCCCTTGCTGAGGAGACAACTGAGATGgtttctgctgtttcacagtTGTTAGAAACCCCAGATACTACAGAGGAAGCTACACCTGTTCAAGAAGTAGAGGCCACTGAACAAAATTTGAAAGACTTGGACAAGCAGACACAAAAAGTTCTTCATGAAGTTGCTGAAAGAGTAAAATCAGATGTAGCACAGCTGGTTAGTGAAAGAGCCGTGACAGAAACTATAATTACAACAGTACAGGGACCGGAGTCAGAAGTGAAAGGCGATGCTAAAGATGGGAATATTGTAGGCCAGGAAACTGTTTTGCTTGAGCAGTCCTTGGAAAAAGAACACAAAGAGGAtggcccccagccccagcaaagTGCAGGGACCATTCAGGGCCAAAACAGAGTTGAAGAGAGTGTTTTACCTGAAGGCTCAGAGAAAAGTGAAATACCTTCTCCGATGGAAGAAAGCACAGAAGGACGTGAAAATGTAGAGGTATTGAGAGATGAAAGCCAGTGTCAGGCATATGAAAAAGCAGTTGTAGAAGaccataaagaaataaatgaagtgCAGAGGACAATAGAGGAACCTTTATCACATGACAAAGAGTTTCACAGCATCAAAGCCATCACTCCCAAGGAAGAGCTGTTTGCAAAGCAGGAGCCTTCAGAACAAGAGAAACTGCCCATAACAGAATTGACACTGGATGAGACAAGAGATAAATGTGCTCCAGAAGTAAAACCTGCA GTTCAGGACAAGACAGAGGATGAAATCTCATCCTTGGGGCTTACAGCTGAAGAGGCTGTGCAGCTTGAAGGAGAGGGCAGAATGCTCACTGTGGGACCAGAGTGTGCAGAAGCAGTTGTTACTGTGGTCCctgctaaaaatgaaaaacaagatgGCGTTCCTGACTCAGAAGAGCCAGTTTGTACTGAAGGAGTTCCTAGCAGGACACCTGCCTTGAGAGAGGAAGATGCTGTGCTCAATGGAGTAAAAAGCACAGAAGTCACTGTTCCTGAGGTTCCACTGCAGAGCAAGGGAAAAACCTCTGCCCTTCCTTCAAAAACAGTTGGCTCAGAAGCAGCTGTGGACTCTGTGCCCATCCTAGAGCCACAATGCACTGAAACCCACTCCAAGAGTGATGAAATCAAAGGTGGCAAAGTGGAAGGAGCTGTGCTCAAATCTGAAATGTGGCTGGAGAGCACTTCCACTTTTGCTGAGGCTCCTGTGCAGATTGAAGCAGATGGGACATCTGATTTAGCATCAGCATGCCCAGAGATTGTTGAAAATGGAAGTGCTGTTATTGCTGATACATATCCTAAGAAATGTGAAACACTTAGCAACTTGGCTGGAAAAGAGACTGTGGGAAAACAACAAGAACTTGTAGAAACCTTGAACTGTCAAGGCTTCCAGAAAGAGGATAAGAAAAATGAGCAATTGATGGAAGGAGCCAAAGAAGTATTTGAAGATGGAAAACGGGAAGCTGTGAGACATGATGAATGTTCAACTGCTGTCCAGCAAGAGGAAGGCTCTGACTCAGCCTCCCCACAGGCTGAAAGCTCCGGGGCTCTGAAAACACctgtggctccagcagctgcagcaggtggaGAGCACGTCATGGCAGAAACTGCGATACAGGCAGACATGACAGCCAAAACTGTACAGCCCTTGGCAACCACACCAGAGCAAATGGCTTCTGAAGAGGTCCCAGTTTCTACTCTTGACTGTTCAGGCTATGAGACTGCAGAGCTTGGTAGTGTGGAGGCACCCAAGCCTAGAGTAACTTGTGCTTCCATGAACGGAGTGtcagaggagggagagatgCCCCAGAGCACTGGGCAAGCCGAACACAATGGTATTCCTTCCAGTCACAGTCTGTCTCCCAGCCATCCGGAATTTCAGAAGCACGTTCAGTCTGTGATTATAGAGTCCCAGAGTACCAAAGTTGTATTGAATGCCATCCAGTCAGCTGTTCACAAACTTGCAGAAACAGAAGAGTTGGCTGCCCTTGAGTCAGAGCAGAGCATTAACTCCATAGGGAAAAGCCCATCAGATACGATCGTACCTGAACTTCTGGGAAGTATGCAGGTAGATCAACAGCTTCCAGTAAAAGAGGAAGAGATAAGAAGTAAAGAACAGGAGCTCAAGCAACCAGAAATAGTGAAAACTGCTACCTTAACTGAGTCTGCAGAAATTCatgcagctgtggaaaaaacaaaggacaTGCCTTTAACTTCTGAGATGCTGCAAGATGGACAAAGTCAGAATTCTTCAACAGTTGTGACAAGCCCTGAAGACGTTTCAAGGGGAAGTGTGAGACTTCAGAAACCAGCACTAGaacaaagtatttcagaagaTTCAACCAAAGACACCCTAGAGATACATGCAccaaaattaagggaaaaagaGGTTGGGTACATTACAGAAATCTCAGACCAACATACAGGACCGCAGACGTGCAGAGAAAGTGAAGAACAACCGTATCACCCACCAGTGGAAGATGGGAAAACACAAATGTGGGAGGATGACAGTTGCCAAGAAGGAACGTCTTGTGATAGACAAAGTCAGAACTCGGTGGCTCTGACGCCTTGA